A window of Myxococcales bacterium contains these coding sequences:
- a CDS encoding NAD(P)-dependent glycerol-3-phosphate dehydrogenase translates to MVHTGNAGKVAVLGGGAWGTALARVLADKGDEVALYCRAPELAMQINATRSNPKYLPTAHLPETLTASHDLRACLDGATMVVFVAPSHATRELARLAAPSLPTDVPIVSATKGIENESLMFVDEILEAELSPAHAKNLAFLSGPSFAKELAAELPTGVVIASKNDRVRETVMRRFHTSYMRTYGSRDIVGVECGGALKNVVAIASGTAEGLGFGHNTRAMLITRGLSEVVRLAMARGGEPLTLAGLAGMGDLVLTCTGELSRNKTVGVELGRGRKLPEILASLGHVAEGVKTTKSAFDLAKKLGIEMPIVRETYAVLYEDKPAAQAVRDLMSRELGDEFDT, encoded by the coding sequence ATGGTCCACACGGGGAATGCGGGAAAGGTCGCGGTCTTGGGGGGTGGGGCGTGGGGTACGGCGCTCGCCCGTGTCCTCGCCGACAAGGGGGACGAGGTCGCCCTCTATTGCCGCGCGCCCGAGCTCGCGATGCAGATCAACGCGACGCGCTCGAACCCGAAGTACCTGCCGACGGCGCACCTGCCCGAGACGCTCACCGCCTCGCACGACCTCCGCGCCTGCCTCGACGGCGCCACCATGGTCGTCTTCGTCGCCCCGAGCCACGCCACGCGCGAGCTCGCGCGCCTCGCCGCCCCGAGCCTCCCGACCGACGTGCCCATCGTGAGCGCCACGAAGGGCATCGAGAACGAGTCGCTCATGTTCGTCGACGAGATCCTCGAGGCCGAGCTCTCCCCCGCGCACGCGAAGAACCTCGCCTTCCTCAGCGGCCCCTCGTTCGCGAAGGAGCTCGCGGCGGAGCTGCCCACGGGCGTCGTCATCGCCTCCAAGAACGACCGCGTCCGCGAGACCGTGATGCGAAGGTTCCACACCTCCTACATGCGCACCTACGGCAGCCGGGACATCGTCGGCGTCGAGTGTGGCGGCGCCCTCAAGAACGTGGTCGCCATCGCCTCGGGCACGGCCGAGGGCCTCGGCTTCGGCCACAACACGCGCGCGATGCTCATCACGCGTGGCCTCTCGGAGGTCGTGCGCCTCGCCATGGCGCGCGGCGGTGAGCCCCTCACCCTCGCGGGCCTCGCCGGCATGGGCGACCTCGTCTTGACGTGCACGGGAGAGCTCTCGCGCAACAAAACCGTCGGCGTCGAGCTCGGCCGTGGCCGCAAGCTGCCGGAGATCTTGGCGAGCCTCGGGCACGTGGCCGAGGGCGTGAAGACCACCAAGAGCGCCTTCGATCTCGCCAAGAAGCTGGGCATCGAGATGCCCATCGTGCGAGAGACCTACGCCGTCCTCTACGAGGACAAACCCGCGGCCCAGGCCGTCCGCGATTTGATGTCCCGCGAGCTCGGCGACGAGTTCGACACATGA
- the lepB gene encoding signal peptidase I has protein sequence MPGEPSSEGPSAVVSEPPPNGEASAATDASAATDATDATDATDAEPAEVAASPAEAGGEGAPEAAHVDGEPAAAKAKRRKKARDEAARERLPPMRRGLRTVYWAAWFVLAPFVLACVLVWAATPSSGEVLEGGLSALRAFVREQPVPVGIASLTLFELAFWMARHRLPLARHAYTPLPAGVSENLRSAFERARTLLDEAEAILEENRTALTKELSSKERARLRESLDELDGAMHDAPFQERVFVDALLRADGEVEVRLGRFRKSEVREYLESIFVAIAVALCLRAFVVEAFKIPSGSMIPTLQVGDHIFVNKFTYGPAIPYTRTRLFASMPPDRGDVMVFAFPEHPEQDFIKRVIALPGDKLEARGGHPILNGWEVPSCFVGLYTYTEGEPIPSKHEGDLFVEFLGDEAYLTLYDRYAGGLNDYQGPYIVKPGEVYVMGDNRNNSHDSRMWFGGQGGGVPFENIKGRALFVWLSVGEQGMAWSRLGAPVMGKPRLPPDMKGLEPGLDKCFRERPSLDKTSPPPGKAP, from the coding sequence GTGCCCGGCGAGCCCTCGAGCGAGGGGCCCTCGGCCGTGGTGTCCGAACCACCTCCGAACGGCGAGGCGAGCGCGGCCACCGACGCGAGCGCGGCCACCGACGCGACCGACGCGACCGATGCGACCGATGCCGAGCCCGCCGAGGTCGCCGCGAGCCCTGCCGAGGCCGGCGGAGAGGGCGCCCCCGAGGCGGCGCACGTCGACGGAGAGCCCGCGGCCGCCAAGGCGAAGCGCCGGAAAAAAGCCCGTGACGAGGCCGCGCGCGAGCGCCTCCCGCCCATGCGTCGTGGGCTCCGCACCGTGTACTGGGCGGCCTGGTTCGTCCTGGCGCCGTTCGTCCTCGCATGTGTGCTCGTGTGGGCGGCGACGCCCTCGAGCGGCGAGGTCCTCGAGGGAGGCCTCTCGGCCCTCCGCGCCTTCGTGCGGGAGCAGCCCGTTCCCGTGGGCATCGCGTCGCTCACGCTCTTCGAGCTCGCGTTCTGGATGGCGCGGCATCGTCTCCCGCTCGCGCGGCACGCGTACACGCCCCTCCCGGCCGGCGTCTCGGAGAACCTGAGGAGCGCGTTCGAGCGCGCCCGCACCCTGCTCGACGAGGCCGAGGCCATCCTCGAGGAGAACCGCACGGCCCTCACCAAAGAGCTGTCCTCGAAGGAGCGCGCGCGCCTGCGCGAGAGCCTCGACGAGCTCGACGGGGCCATGCACGACGCGCCCTTCCAAGAGCGTGTGTTCGTCGATGCGCTGCTCCGCGCCGACGGCGAGGTCGAGGTGCGCCTCGGCCGGTTCCGCAAGAGCGAGGTGCGCGAGTACCTCGAGAGCATCTTCGTCGCGATCGCGGTCGCCCTGTGCCTGCGCGCGTTCGTGGTCGAGGCCTTCAAGATCCCGAGCGGCTCGATGATCCCCACGCTGCAGGTCGGGGATCACATCTTCGTGAACAAGTTCACGTACGGGCCCGCCATCCCGTACACGCGGACGCGCCTCTTCGCGAGCATGCCGCCGGACCGCGGGGACGTCATGGTGTTCGCGTTCCCCGAGCACCCCGAGCAAGACTTCATCAAGCGCGTCATCGCGCTCCCGGGCGACAAGCTCGAGGCGCGTGGCGGGCACCCCATCCTCAACGGGTGGGAGGTGCCGAGCTGCTTCGTGGGCCTCTACACGTACACCGAGGGCGAGCCCATCCCGAGCAAACACGAGGGCGATCTCTTCGTGGAGTTCTTGGGCGACGAGGCCTACCTCACCCTTTACGACCGCTACGCCGGCGGCCTCAACGACTACCAAGGCCCGTACATCGTGAAGCCCGGCGAGGTCTACGTCATGGGCGACAACCGCAACAACAGCCACGACTCGCGCATGTGGTTCGGCGGCCAGGGCGGTGGCGTCCCGTTCGAGAACATCAAGGGCCGCGCGCTCTTCGTGTGGCTCTCGGTCGGCGAGCAGGGCATGGCGTGGTCGCGCCTCGGCGCGCCGGTCATGGGCAAGCCGCGCCTCCCCCCGGACATGAAGGGCCTCGAGCCGGGCCTCGACAAGTGCTTCCGCGAGCGCCCCTCGCTCGACAAGACGAGCCCACCCCCAGGGAAGGCCCCGTGA
- a CDS encoding helix-turn-helix transcriptional regulator translates to MKRDLPLPERLAENVRALREKAGLTQAELAKRAGVPRATWAHLESGAANPTLAVLDAVARAFHVSIEELVAQPRGAAAYFPREELVLKRRGDAEVRKLLPEPLPGVEIDRFGLPPGARMAGVPHLEGTREYLMCEKGEMELVVTGETYRLREGDVVAFRGDQRHAYANPGRTPAVGYSVVLMVR, encoded by the coding sequence GTGAAGCGCGATCTCCCGCTCCCCGAGCGTCTGGCCGAGAACGTCCGTGCGCTGCGTGAAAAAGCGGGGCTCACCCAGGCCGAGCTCGCGAAGCGCGCGGGCGTACCCCGCGCGACCTGGGCGCACCTCGAGTCGGGCGCGGCGAACCCGACGTTGGCCGTGCTCGACGCGGTCGCGCGGGCGTTCCACGTCTCGATCGAAGAGCTCGTCGCGCAGCCCCGTGGGGCGGCCGCCTACTTCCCGCGCGAGGAGCTCGTCCTCAAGCGCCGGGGGGACGCCGAGGTCAGGAAGCTCCTCCCGGAGCCGCTCCCGGGCGTCGAAATCGACCGGTTCGGGCTGCCCCCGGGCGCGCGCATGGCCGGGGTGCCGCACCTCGAGGGCACCCGCGAGTACCTGATGTGCGAGAAGGGCGAGATGGAGCTCGTGGTGACCGGCGAGACGTACCGCCTCCGCGAGGGGGACGTGGTCGCGTTCCGAGGCGACCAGCGCCACGCGTACGCGAACCCCGGTCGAACTCCCGCGGTCGGCTATTCGGTCGTGCTCATGGTGCGCTGA